A genomic window from Camelina sativa cultivar DH55 chromosome 2, Cs, whole genome shotgun sequence includes:
- the LOC104735825 gene encoding zinc finger CCCH domain-containing protein 66-like translates to MGDDELSHLKFSLLLESSACNDLSGFKSLVEEEGLEIIDRSGLWYGRRLGSKKMGFEERTPLMIAALFGSKDIVDYIISNGLVDVNRSCGSDGATALHCAVSGLSANSLDVVTLLLKGSADPDSCDAYGNKPGDVIFPCLSPVFGARKKVLERLLKGNDDLNEVNVQEEGEREVEVEVEVSVSVSPPRGSERKEYPVDPTLPDIKNGIYGTDEFRMYAFKIKPCSRAYSHDWTECPFVHPGENARRRDPRKYHYSCVPCPEFRKGSCSRGDTCEYAHGIFECWLHPAQYRTRLCKDETNCSRRVCFFAHKPEELRPLYPSTGSGVPSPRSSFSSCNSSCAYDMAPISPLPLGASATPPLSPNGVSSPIGGGKTWLNWPTITPPALQLPGSRLKSALNAREIDFSEEMQSLSSPSRWNNNTPMSAASSPFSGKGMNMLAGGAMSPVNSLTDMFGTEDNNTSGLQIRRNIINQQLHPNSLSSSPVGANSLFSMDSSTVLASRAAEFAKQRSLSFTERNNGGLNHHPAISSMTSTCLNDWASLDGKLDWSVQGDELQKLRNSTSFRLRAGGMEPSVSNEGTGLEEPDVSWVEPLVKEPQETRLAPVWMEQSYMETEQTVA, encoded by the coding sequence aTGGGAGATGATGAGCTGTCTCACCTCaaattctctcttttgcttGAATCATCAGCCTGTAACGATCTTTCCGGTTTTAAGTCTctagttgaagaagaaggtctCGAGATCATTGATAGGTCTGGTTTATGGTATGGGAGGAGGTTAGGATCAAAGAAGATGGGTTTTGAAGAGAGGACGCCTCTTATGATTGCTGCTTTGTTTGGAAGCAAAGATATTGTTGATTATATCATTAGTAATGGTCTTGTTGATGTGAACCGTTCCTGTGGCTCTGATGGTGCCACGGCCCTTCACTGTGCTGTCTCTGGCTTGTCTGCGAATAGTCTTGACGTCGTTACTCTTCTGTTGAAGGGTTCAGCGGATCCGGATTCTTGTGATGCTTATGGTAACAAGCCTGGAGACGTTATTTTTCCTTGTTTGAGTCCTGTTTTTGGCGCGAGGAAGAAGGTTTTGGAGCGTTTGTTAAAAGGGAATGATGATTTGAATGAAGTGAATGTGCAAGAAGAAGGGGAGAgagaggttgaggttgaggttgaggtttctgtttctgtttcgcCTCCTCGAGGGTCTGAGAGGAAGGAGTATCCGGTTGATCCCACGCTTCCTGATATCAAAAACGGTATCTACGGGACAGATGAGTTCCGGATGTATGCTTTCAAGATCAAGCCGTGCTCAAGAGCATACTCTCACGACTGGACTGAATGCCCTTTTGTCCATCCGGGTGAGAACGCAAGGAGGCGTGATCCGAGGAAGTACCATTACAGCTGTGTCCCATGTCCTGAGTTCCGGAAAGGGTCTTGTTCCAGAGGTGATACATGCGAGTATGCTCACGGTATCTTTGAGTGCTGGCTTCACCCTGCTCAGTACAGGACCCGTCTCTGCAAGGATGAGACAAATTGCTCAAGAagagtttgtttctttgctcacAAACCCGAAGAGCTGCGTCCTTTGTACCCTTCAACTGGATCAGGTGTTCCTTCCCCACGGTCTTCCTTTTCATCTTGCAATTCGTCTTGTGCTTACGACATGGCACCAATCAGCCCTCTTCCTCTAGGTGCATCAGCCACACCTCCTTTGAGTCCTAACGGCGTATCATCTCCTATAGGTGGTGGGAAAACATGGTTGAACTGGCCTACCATTACCCCTCCTGCATTGCAGCTCCCAGGAAGCAGATTGAAATCTGCATTGAACGCAAGAGAAATCGATTTCTCCGAAGAGATGCAAAGTCTTTCTTCTCCAAGTAGATGGAACAACAACACACCCATGTCAGCTGCTTCATCTCCGTTCTCTGGTAAAGGAATGAACATGCTTGCGGGAGGAGCAATGAGCCCTGTGAATAGTTTAACTGATATGTTTGGGACAGAGGATAATAATACATCGGGTTTGCAGATCCGACGCAACATTATTAACCAGCAGCTGCATCCCAACAGTCTCTCTTCATCACCTGTGGGAGCCAATTCTCTGTTTTCGATGGATTCCTCCACAGTCTTGGCTTCAAGAGCGGCTGAATTTGCTAAACAGCGAAGCCTGAGCTTCACAGAACGCAACAATGGAGGACTGAATCACCATCCTGCAATCTCTTCCATGACTTCAACTTGTCTAAACGACTGGGCCTCATTGGACGGGAAACTTGACTGGAGCGTCCAAGGAGACGAGCTACAAAAGCTCAGAAATTCCACTTCTTTCCGTCTCAGAGCTGGTGGCATGGAACCAAGTGTGTCTAACGAAGGGACCGGGCTCGAAGAGCCAGATGTCTCTTGGGTGGAGCCGCTGGTGAAAGAGCCACAGGAGACAAGACTAGCTCCGGTTTGGATGGAGCAATCATACATGGAGACAGAACAGACCGTGGCTTGA
- the LOC104735835 gene encoding uncharacterized protein LOC104735835: MKIKSSSSSSSLSLGSKTHSFGCISLILQRFLCSGSSSAYPTDRITEPSFESRDFISEPLRVRGDEPGAVARLMGLDSILVTEKNRVVSRSRSVNSVDYLKREDNDAVQGKHRRVKSTLDSYHFPEYVELEDDNFFILSFEKDKTDKGLGELKQSGTKNCKKRRETRENQTHIEGKENNINAMNVSPGSERLEIGELNQPRKEKRKNRRKRREIKLRQNIDKENWIQSWSRGGDLVNCEVRSTKEEEEECGSCDDSSPVSVLDYDWLSGVRVTPSSEKKTSRRQLSSELESSKRNETIQQNHITLTSRSREESEVQCHGYQEMWIMICKLTVSELEDSNWDYGKASNLKDSEGIITEDIVSNILDHLLEETITTLSLTSQV, translated from the exons ATGAAGATcaagtcatcttcttcttcttcttcgctctcACTCGGCTCAAAGACTCACTCTTTCGGCTGTATCTCTCTCATTCTTCAAAGATTTCTCTGTTCCGGCTCCTCTTCTGCATACCCAACTGATCGAATCACTGAACCCAGTTTCGAGTCTCGTGATTTCATCTCTGAGCCACTCAGAGTCAGAGGAGATGAGCCAGGAGCTGTGGCGAGGCTCATGGGTTTGGACTCAATTCTCGTTACTGAAAAGAACAGAGTCGTCTCAAGGAGCCGTTCTGTGAACTCTGTTGATTATTTGAAGAGGGAGGACAACGATGCTGTTCAGGGGAAGCATAGAAGAGTTAAGTCCACTCTTGATTCTTACCACTTTCCGGAGTATGTTGAGCTTGAAGATGATAACTTCTTCATTCTCAGCTTCGAGAAGGATAAAACTGACAAGGGTCTTGGAGAATTGAAGCAGTCGGGaacaaaaaattgtaagaaGAGACGAGAAACAAGAGAGAATCAAACACACATTGAGGGTAAAGAGAACAACATCAACGCAATGAACGTTTCACCAGGAAGCGAGAGGCTTGAGATTGGAGAATTGAATCAGCCTAGGAAGGAGAAACGtaagaacagaagaaaaaggagagagattAAGTTGAGACAGAACATCGACAAGGAGAATTGGATTCAGAGTTGGTCCAGAGGTGGAGATTTAGTCAATTGTGAAGTGAGAtcaacaaaggaagaagaagaagagtgtggaAGCTGCGATGATTCGAGCCCTGTCTCTGTTCTTGACTATGACTGGTTGTCAGGTGTTCGAGTAACTCCATCATCAG agaaaaaaacttCAAGAAGACAATTATCTTCAGAACTCGAATCCAGTAAGCGTAATGAAACGATTCAACAAAATCACATCACATTAACCAGTAGATCAAGAGAGGAGTCGGAAGTCCAATGTCATGGCTACCAAGAGATGTGGATCATGATTTGCAAACTCACTGTATCCGAGCTTGAAGATTCAAATTGGGATTACGGAAAAGCTTCAAATCTCAAAGATTCAGAAGGAATCATAACCGAAGATATAGTCTCAAATATATTAGATCACCTCTTAGAAGAAACAATTACAACACTTTCCTTAACTTCACAAgtgtaa